From the genome of Solanum lycopersicum chromosome 7, SLM_r2.1:
TTCAACCAGGCTTTCTGTCGACATAACATTCAATAGGGTCATTCTTCGAAGAACAATCTTTGATATTCAACTAAATtgagattttaaataaaacaagagAATTCGTTTTTCTTCAAATCAACAGATGTGTCAATAGCTAAAATTGTTATACACCATAGCTGAAAAGTACGTAACAACATAAACAAGaacaaaatcattaaaaattccATGTCCTTGTGACATAGACTAATCTCCATATAACTAAAACACTTGAGCTTGATTCATGATTTCCTTTAACATTTTAAGTAGCTGGTATGTAACTTAATTAGGCACAAGTTGTCTTGAAAAAGGTCTTTTTTCTACTATAAAATGAGATGGATATGTTTTTTTTCCAGGAAAGAGGACATAACTACAAAGAAAAGAGTCTAAAGAATCTAAATCACAGACACAGAAGCAACTAAGTTCACCACAAAATCATCAAAGCACATATCTTTTTTTTCACCAGGAATCTCACACACTGATATTTTTGCAAGTCCAAAAACAGTTCCAATCATTGAACACATGATAATTCAGCTAAGTTTTCACAGCGAGAAAATAACCAACCACACAGTTGAGTGAAAACGGAAATTAGGGGTTATAACAACTACAAAGCTGAATTATCATGAAGCTGCAACTAATTAGTATGCAATCATGACCAATTACCCACCTTCCATACTCTCCATAAAGGAGGAGGAGGTTAACCAGTGATAATAATTGACCATGAATTACCCTAGGAGTCTCTGTTATGGTTCATGCAACTAAACGGCAGTAATTTCACACTATTGCAGCTTAAATTGGAActacaacaaataaaaattgcaAATGGAGATTGCAATAACATACAACAAGTTGGTCATCTGTCACTTCAACTATTTTGGAAAGAAAGTGAGGCTTTGCTAAGATGCCAAAAATTCATTTCTATTTGATAAGTTGAGCATGATTAAACCAGTGCTTGATCATTAACATGATTCATAACAAAAACCGATGTTATGCAGACTCGTTTTCCTATTCTTTACTAAAGAAGGCACCAAcatgataaaaaagaaaagataatgtCTGTTCATTGTACATCGAGATGAAAGATTAACATGCACATATAGAAGTCACCAATATTTGGACTAAATTCTCATCAAACAAGTATGGCATGTACCAGCTGTTGTGCACCGATATTCAATTGAAGAAGTTTGTGGATCCAAATCCTGAAAGAAATATCAGCATTCATAAGCATCCACCATATAGAATGTATACGGGTTTGACTGTCACAATTCAAAAACTATCTGTTTAAAATAGCACTCTAGCTTAACAAACAGCAAATCTATTGCTGAGATATGTGCTAATCCTACCATTGTATATAATGAAAGTATATTAGTTCTACGAAATTGCTTCAACTACTTCATCAACAACATTATTTTAGAGAATATGCTCTAGTAGGTTCTAGAACTTCTGTTGTTGCATAAAGACACAATAGTCCTTGAAAATTTTGACACAGGCTCAAGAGTTTTGCTTAGGCTGTTGGAAGGACAAgcacatatattatatatataaggatatactgaaaatatttttttggataaaaaaaattaaggaagtCAATAATATTGGTTGAATACATATACCAGGAGTTAATATCCTACACATATTATATTGAATACCAAGACAACACAGCCACATGGACTAAAATTAGGTATTTTTGCAACTTAAATGCGATCTTTTGAACATGATTTAACTTTACACCCTTTTGGTTTTAGTATATCAACCATGGGAACGCCTTGGTGCAAATTTTGTCGGTGAAGCTCCAGAACATCACAGCATATATGAGTGCAGGGAAACAATAGCATAAAGGAACTATCTGGCTTGTTCCCAGTTTGTGCAAAAAGGAAAACTCATACAGTGGAAGAGGCAAAAAGAGCTGTgccattttctttaaaatataacaGAATCTATACAAAACGTCTAGTTCTATCTTTACTAAATAGGTAACTTGCCAACCCATGGACCTTCTAATGTGTAGTAATGTACAACATCGGCTGTGAGACTAACAACAGGATTTCTATCCTGGAAGCACAAGACACTGGTCCTAATGAACCCCAATCTATTGATTCATCTCCACCCGATGATGCCTAGGCTTTGaccatttctttaattttcaaattgcCTAAAAGGAATCAAAAGAAAGATCTTGtttcttcaacatatttttATCTCTAGTGGACCTCTAAGTAGGATTTGAACCAAGATGAATAAACATCGTATGAATTTTTTCTTGCACTTGTTGTCAGTATGACTAACTATAATTAGGCAATGAACATTCAAGTTATCAGTTCAAAACCCttctaaatttttaacttttcttcCATCATAAGCACTGTGACCTTCAAATGAACTATAATTTGACGAAGCAAAATTGTATGTGTCCCTCAAGGTGAGGAACCAATAAACTCCGAATCAATATAAGACTAGTAAATTTTGATGCCAATACTCATGATATCTCAGGTATGGGAAGATCCTTAAACTGTACATTAACCAgacaagcaaaaaaaaaaacagcagTTTAATGGTGCATCCTGGAAACATTCAAGTAAACATACCGCATGAAGGCGAGCAATCTTAATATTTTTGTCCACAGCATCAACTCCCGTGACCGTAGCTCCCATTCGAGCCAAAGGCTGAATTAAGAGTAAAAATGAGATGTGTGTGACTATATGCCGCATGCTTAATATAAATATTCACTTCATTGAGTGACAAAGACATTGTCTAAGTCTAACTAAGCTAACAATAGCACTTAGAAAAATACTAGGCTAATAATGGTAATCACAGGAGAAAAATATTCTGCCATATGCAAAGGTAAAGGTGACTCCAATAGAATATTAAGCTTGACAAATGTATACCTCAGATAAAATTCCGCCTCCACAACCAACATCAACAAACTTCAGTCCTTCAAAAGGTCTAGTGCAATTTGGATCCTTTCTGATACAATACAAAAGTTTTAGCCTCCAGAGATGCAAGAAGAGTGAAAATAAGGTGGAGCTCCTAGGGAAATTTGGATCCTTTCTCAGCTATACTCTCCTTTTGCTTATCCATTACCTTCTCTATCCAATAGTGCTATTTATAAGCTCCTATTCATATTACATTTCCTTTCCCCTTTTCTCCCATACTGTACTATTAATTCCTTTCCTAACAACCACCTCTAGTCTCAGACCAGCAAAGGCCAAAAGAATGTCCATTCAAATCATGAAATTCCCTCATAAGAGCAAATATAAGTATAGTTCGCGAAAAGAAGAATATGAACAACAAATCTAGCTAAATCCTTCTCTAACACAAGCGACATAATCTCTTCAACTCCAACATTATTATACAAGCATCAAACATTGGTCCTAAAAATAGAGAACGCCAACAAGTACTAAATGAAATATGAGATAACTCTTTATATGCAATCTAATCTTTCAGACATTACATCCTCAATACTACCTGAAGTGCCGACAAAGAGTGGACCTAATAAAAGCAAGTCTTGTAGGGTTCATCAGATGTAATGGCTTAAAGGGTCCTTCTGCATCCCACCTGATTTAGCACAGGCGCACAATTGAATTCAGTATATCAAAGTGGAAAAgcaaatcaaatgaaaaagatTCAAAATTGCAATTCCAAAACTCCCCCTCAGTCATTATTTATGGGACATTTTTCCTTACAGAGTTAATATGACTAATTTCAAAGCTAAATTggaaatatgtttaaaatttaaaacttttagacattcaaaaattatactAGTTCATCTCATGTCAATACAATGAAAAAActacatttttaaatatatatatatatcggtATCTACGCCTCAATTTCAAAGTAGTTCAGGTCGATTATATGAATCCTCAATAACCATTTCAACTCCATTTGAGCCCATTCATTccaataccaaaaaaaaaattgcggaaactttgaaaattaaatacCAGGTTTCGGCAATGGCAGAGAATTTGGCAAGTTCAAATTCATTGAGAGAACTTGAAGTTGTTGTAGAAGTATTAGGGGATGGAGGAGGTGGTGGTGGAGGATTTATCGGAGTTGGCTGAGAAGCTTCGGAATAAGATCGCCATGTTACCTGATTTTGTGAGGTGGAGAAAATGGAAACCGGGTCTCTGAGTTTATCAAAACGGACGTCGCTGAGTTGAGAGACTCTACAGAGAGATCTCAGTCGGTTCAAAACGAGCTTCGAAGCCATGAAGAAAAATGGTGAAACGTGGAAGCTATAAGAGACCAACAGTTTTGTGCTTAACTGCTTATTATGCGTTGCACTGTTAGATGGCACGTCATAAAATTGGGCCTGGGTTGGGTTATTGGCCCAAGCCCAAGTAAATATACAATTATGACTTCAATAACTATACAAATTTACTGATAAGGCAGTTATTGAAgcaataaatatacaaataagcTACGACTAGATCATGAAATAAAAACATGTAATAATAGTTAAAAAGCCAAGTTTTAACCCaactgtgagtaacgttttaggagtaaaatgttactgtgagtaacatatatcaatctgacgccatcaacttttaaaaaataaaatataccctaaaacgttaccgtgaaatacatttatactagttttgtaaaattttagaaaaatgtattacttaggtaaattgttttatataataacttagtttggttaaaaatttgttaaaaagCAATACTGGATTGTCAACATCTTTAAAGACATGAAATAATCAAAATGAGGATTCAATACTATTCACGTAAAAAagaatttgtataaattataaaaaaaaaatggtctatataaaattaaagctatctaacaaactaaactatacccaatggaatgtaattatataaacaatacacatttaatgttatttcatcaaataagtTTGTCATGTAtaaaattttctctattttaatgaggaaaaattatctaaatacaCAATTTATGTACTTTACTATATTCTCAAAAAT
Proteins encoded in this window:
- the LOC101257784 gene encoding ubiquinone biosynthesis O-methyltransferase, mitochondrial translates to MASKLVLNRLRSLCRVSQLSDVRFDKLRDPVSIFSTSQNQVTWRSYSEASQPTPINPPPPPPPSPNTSTTTSSSLNEFELAKFSAIAETWWDAEGPFKPLHLMNPTRLAFIRSTLCRHFRKDPNCTRPFEGLKFVDVGCGGGILSEPLARMGATVTGVDAVDKNIKIARLHADLDPQTSSIEYRCTTAESLVEEQRQFDAVIALEVIEHVADPAGFCKSLSALTIPGGATVISTINRSMRAYATAIVAAEYLLHWLPKGTHQWSSFLTPEELVLILQRASISVQEMAGFVYNPLTGRWSLSDDISVNFIAFGTKSAKKDETLD